One Pleurocapsa sp. PCC 7327 DNA segment encodes these proteins:
- a CDS encoding penicillin tolerance protein — translation MQLSKRAKQLIPKARIVSFATWKNHYPSEVIAIFQKADDEGRYLTDEDIERIKTLSSETLVSLERAKLLREKATEIVSEARKKVLERFPNITQPGGDLYPPERAEACWRDFWHFLRCISYGIAGQSTAYTSQEGLNNMQLLYQELRVPLEAMVLGLENLKCFSLKQFQGEELENIAPYFDHLIEKMKQFQ, via the coding sequence ATGCAACTCAGCAAAAGAGCTAAACAATTAATTCCCAAGGCAAGAATTGTTAGCTTTGCAACTTGGAAAAACCATTATCCTAGTGAAGTAATTGCCATTTTTCAGAAAGCAGATGATGAAGGTCGCTATCTTACTGACGAAGACATAGAACGAATCAAAACCCTTTCTTCAGAGACCTTAGTGTCACTCGAAAGAGCAAAATTATTGAGAGAAAAAGCGACTGAAATCGTTAGCGAAGCTAGAAAGAAAGTTTTAGAACGATTTCCGAATATTACTCAACCAGGAGGCGACTTATATCCTCCTGAAAGGGCAGAAGCTTGTTGGCGAGATTTCTGGCATTTTTTGCGCTGCATTTCTTATGGCATTGCTGGTCAAAGTACCGCCTATACCAGTCAAGAAGGATTAAACAATATGCAATTACTTTACCAAGAATTGCGCGTTCCTTTAGAGGCAATGGTTTTAGGATTGGAAAATTTAAAGTGTTTTAGTTTAAAACAATTTCAAGGGGAAGAATTAGAAAATATCGCTCCTTACTTTGACCATTTAATTGAGAAAATGAAACAGTTTCAGTAA
- a CDS encoding HEAT repeat domain-containing protein, with amino-acid sequence MEINQIEACLKSSDSQDRLKAIVELRRYDSEIAVPLLLTRIRDQEFIVRSFVAMGLGRKQSAEAFAALLELMQFDRDPNVRSEAANSLSFYGEIAMPHLVATFYRDDHWLVRRSILAAMVELNSPEELFEVCACGLEGEDLTVQEASVNALGLLAGTIREDAALEKLLALVKVDWWRLRAGVAKALAKFDDPRAKEALLQLKEDADHRVVGAVLESLL; translated from the coding sequence ATGGAAATTAACCAGATTGAAGCCTGTCTGAAAAGTTCTGACTCTCAAGATAGACTCAAAGCGATCGTTGAGTTAAGACGTTATGATTCAGAGATAGCCGTTCCCCTGCTGCTCACTAGAATACGCGACCAAGAATTTATCGTCCGTTCCTTTGTGGCGATGGGATTGGGTAGAAAGCAATCGGCAGAAGCATTTGCTGCCTTGCTAGAGTTAATGCAATTCGATCGCGATCCTAACGTTCGTTCGGAAGCTGCAAATTCTCTCTCGTTTTATGGCGAGATAGCCATGCCTCATTTAGTGGCAACCTTTTATCGGGACGATCATTGGTTAGTTCGTCGCAGCATTCTTGCAGCAATGGTTGAATTAAATTCTCCAGAAGAATTGTTTGAAGTCTGTGCGTGCGGATTAGAAGGGGAAGATCTGACAGTCCAAGAAGCTTCTGTTAATGCGTTGGGTTTGCTTGCTGGTACGATTAGAGAAGACGCCGCATTGGAAAAACTTTTAGCTTTAGTTAAAGTAGATTGGTGGCGCCTGCGAGCGGGTGTTGCCAAAGCTTTAGCAAAATTTGACGATCCGAGGGCAAAAGAAGCTCTCCTACAGCTAAAAGAAGATGCGGATCATCGCGTTGTAGGGGCAGTCTTGGAAAGTTTATTGTAG
- a CDS encoding HAD family phosphatase: MTLKAILFDFNGVIINDEPIHKELVDEILLRENLRPSAGEFQEFCLGRSDRACLSNILSRRGRMVLDDYLDRLIEIKSRSYQQRIEQLETLPIYSGLTDFLAKIQAKGLKIGVVTGALGSEVALILKRAGIASYFSVIVAGDDLKASKPQPDGYLLAVERFNRLDMTLQLQPSNCLAIEDTPAGIQAAKKAGMQVVGIANTYPFHIMQRLANWAIDYLWDLELERIERVFSQSR, translated from the coding sequence ATGACTTTAAAAGCAATTTTATTTGACTTCAATGGCGTTATTATCAACGACGAACCAATTCATAAAGAGTTAGTTGATGAAATTTTATTGAGAGAAAATCTGCGTCCCTCTGCTGGGGAGTTTCAAGAATTTTGTTTGGGAAGGAGCGATCGTGCTTGTCTGTCTAACATTCTTTCTCGTCGAGGACGAATGGTATTAGACGATTATCTCGATCGATTAATTGAAATTAAATCTAGATCTTATCAGCAACGCATAGAACAATTAGAAACGCTGCCAATTTATTCGGGACTAACAGATTTTCTAGCTAAAATTCAGGCAAAAGGATTAAAAATAGGAGTAGTAACGGGTGCATTGGGTTCGGAAGTTGCACTGATTCTAAAACGCGCTGGCATCGCTTCCTATTTCAGTGTTATTGTAGCAGGCGACGATCTAAAAGCCAGCAAACCCCAACCCGATGGCTATCTGCTAGCAGTCGAGCGCTTCAATCGTTTAGACATGACACTACAACTACAACCCTCAAATTGCTTAGCGATCGAAGATACTCCTGCCGGAATTCAAGCAGCAAAAAAGGCAGGAATGCAAGTAGTCGGGATAGCCAATACCTATCCCTTTCATATCATGCAACGTTTAGCCAACTGGGCGATCGATTACTTGTGGGACTTAGAATTAGAAAGGATCGAGCGAGTTTTTTCTCAAAGTCGCTAA
- a CDS encoding magnesium chelatase subunit H: MFTHVKSTIRHIVPENLDGRSLLKVVYVVLEPQYQSSLSAAVRQINQNNPRLAIEISGYLIEELRDRENYEDFKRDIAEANIFIASLIFIEDLAEKVVGAVQPYRDKLDAIVVFPSMPQVMRLNKMGSFSMAQLGQSKSAIAQFMRKRKENSGASFQDAMLKLLRTLPQVLKYLPIDKAQDARNFMLSFQYWLGGSSENLENFLLMLADKYVFKDRNKDKSVEYQEPVVYPDMGIWHPLAMKMFEDVKDYLHWYNSRTDISEDLKDPLAPCIGLILQRTHLVTGDDAHYVAMIQELEAMGARVIPVFAGGLDFSKPVDAYFYNSSLVNDKGKTTKDKVPLVDAAVSLTGFALVGGPARQDHPKAIESLKRLNRPYMCALPLVFQTTQEWEESDLGLHPIQVALQIAIPELDGAIEPIILSGRDRNTGRAIALQDRIEAIAQRAMKWANLRKKPKLEKKIAITVFSFPPDKGNVGTAAYLDVFGSIYEVMKALQGNGYDVQDLPESPKALMEAVIHDAQAQYKSPELNIAYRMSVEQYESLTPYSVRLEENWGPPPGHLNSDGQNLLIYGKHFGNVFIGVQPTFGYEGDPMRLLFSRSASPHHGFAAYYTYLNHVWKADAILHFGTHGSLEFMPGKQMGMSGDCYPDNLIGNLPNLYYYAANNPSEATIAKRRSYAETISYLTPPAENAGLYKGLKELSELIGSYQTLKDSGRGVQIVDTILDKARLCNLDKDIALPETNAQDMTAQERDNVVGLVYRKLMEIESRLLPCGLHVIGKPPSAEEAIATLVNIAILDREEEEILSLPRIIANSIGRDIDEIYKNSDKGILEDVDLLQNITQATRAAVSALVKAQVDAEGRVSMISKLNFFNIGKKAPWVEALHQLGYPKVDQEALKPLFEYLEFCLEQVCADNELGALLKALEGEYVLPGPGGDPIRNPDVLPTGKNIHALDPQSIPTMAAVKSAKIVVDRLLARQKADNGGKYPETIACVLWGTDNIKTYGESLAQIMWMVGVKPVADALGRVNKLELIPLEELGRPRIDVVVNCSGVFRDLFINQMNLLDQAVKLAAEADELLEMNYVRKHALEQAKDTGLSLRQAATRIFSNASGSYSSNINLAVENSSWEEEKELQEMYLNRKSFAFDSDNPGVMNENRKIFESALKTAEVTFQNLDSSEISLTDVSHYFDSDPTKVVANLRGDGKKPAAYIADTTTANAQVRTLSETVRLDARTKLLNPKWYEGMLSHGYEGVRELSKRLVNTMGWSATADAVDNWVYEDVNSTFIKDEEMCRRLMNLNPNSFRKIVGTLLEVNGRGYWETSEENLDRLRELYQEVEDRIEGIE; encoded by the coding sequence ATGTTCACTCACGTCAAGTCCACCATTCGCCATATCGTTCCAGAAAACTTAGACGGGCGTTCCTTACTAAAGGTGGTCTATGTCGTGCTAGAGCCTCAGTACCAGAGTTCCCTATCTGCCGCTGTCAGGCAGATTAACCAAAACAATCCCAGACTAGCGATCGAAATTAGCGGCTATTTAATCGAAGAACTGCGCGATCGAGAAAATTACGAAGATTTTAAGCGAGATATCGCCGAAGCGAATATTTTTATTGCCTCGCTGATTTTTATCGAAGACCTAGCCGAAAAAGTGGTAGGAGCAGTACAGCCATATAGAGATAAATTGGACGCGATCGTGGTCTTTCCGTCGATGCCACAGGTAATGCGCCTCAATAAAATGGGAAGTTTCTCGATGGCGCAACTCGGTCAGTCTAAAAGTGCGATCGCGCAGTTCATGCGCAAGCGTAAGGAAAATTCGGGCGCATCTTTCCAGGACGCCATGCTCAAACTATTGCGTACTCTGCCGCAAGTCCTAAAATACCTTCCCATCGATAAAGCACAGGATGCCCGCAATTTTATGCTCAGTTTCCAGTATTGGTTGGGCGGTTCTTCGGAAAATCTGGAGAATTTCCTGCTGATGTTGGCAGATAAATATGTTTTTAAGGATCGAAATAAGGATAAGTCGGTTGAGTATCAAGAACCCGTCGTTTATCCCGACATGGGCATTTGGCATCCGCTAGCGATGAAAATGTTTGAGGATGTCAAAGACTATCTCCATTGGTATAACAGCCGCACCGATATTTCCGAGGATCTCAAAGATCCTTTAGCCCCTTGTATCGGTCTGATCCTGCAACGAACTCACCTGGTAACGGGCGATGATGCCCATTATGTGGCGATGATCCAGGAATTGGAAGCGATGGGCGCAAGGGTAATTCCCGTCTTTGCAGGCGGATTGGATTTCTCGAAACCCGTTGACGCTTATTTCTACAATTCGTCATTAGTCAATGACAAAGGAAAAACGACAAAGGACAAAGTTCCTCTTGTCGATGCCGCAGTCTCTCTGACTGGATTTGCCTTAGTGGGAGGGCCCGCGCGACAAGACCATCCCAAAGCAATTGAATCGCTTAAGCGCCTAAATCGCCCCTATATGTGCGCCTTGCCCCTGGTCTTCCAAACCACGCAAGAATGGGAAGAAAGCGATCTGGGACTGCATCCGATTCAAGTTGCCTTGCAGATTGCCATTCCAGAATTAGACGGCGCGATCGAACCGATTATTCTCTCCGGTCGAGATAGAAACACCGGACGAGCGATCGCTTTACAGGATAGAATCGAAGCGATCGCGCAACGGGCAATGAAGTGGGCAAACCTACGCAAAAAGCCCAAACTAGAAAAGAAAATAGCTATCACCGTCTTTAGCTTCCCTCCCGATAAAGGAAATGTCGGAACGGCTGCCTATTTAGATGTCTTCGGTTCGATTTATGAAGTAATGAAGGCACTGCAAGGTAATGGCTATGACGTGCAAGATTTGCCGGAGTCGCCCAAAGCGTTGATGGAAGCAGTTATTCACGACGCGCAGGCACAGTACAAAAGCCCCGAATTAAACATTGCCTATCGGATGTCGGTCGAACAGTACGAAAGCTTAACCCCCTATTCAGTCCGTCTCGAAGAAAACTGGGGACCGCCGCCAGGACATCTCAACAGCGACGGACAAAACCTACTCATTTACGGCAAGCATTTCGGTAATGTCTTCATCGGCGTACAGCCTACCTTCGGATACGAAGGCGACCCCATGCGCTTGTTATTCTCTCGTTCTGCAAGTCCCCACCACGGATTTGCCGCTTACTATACTTATCTCAATCATGTCTGGAAAGCAGATGCCATCCTGCATTTTGGAACGCACGGATCCCTAGAATTCATGCCGGGCAAACAGATGGGAATGTCTGGAGATTGTTACCCCGACAACCTCATTGGGAATCTTCCCAACCTCTACTACTACGCGGCGAATAACCCTTCCGAGGCGACCATTGCCAAGCGTCGCAGCTATGCCGAAACTATCTCCTATCTTACTCCTCCCGCAGAAAATGCAGGATTATACAAAGGGTTGAAAGAACTCAGCGAGTTAATTGGTTCTTATCAAACCCTCAAAGATAGCGGGCGTGGGGTACAGATTGTCGATACCATCTTAGATAAAGCGCGACTGTGCAATCTGGACAAAGATATCGCTTTACCAGAAACCAATGCCCAAGACATGACCGCCCAAGAACGAGATAACGTCGTCGGTTTGGTCTATCGCAAGTTAATGGAAATCGAATCGCGCTTACTGCCTTGCGGATTACATGTCATCGGCAAACCGCCAAGCGCCGAAGAAGCGATCGCAACTTTAGTGAATATAGCCATTCTCGATCGCGAAGAAGAAGAAATTCTTTCCTTACCTCGTATCATTGCCAATAGCATCGGACGCGATATCGACGAGATCTATAAAAATAGCGACAAAGGAATCCTCGAAGACGTTGACTTGCTGCAAAACATCACTCAAGCAACTCGCGCTGCCGTATCTGCCTTAGTCAAGGCGCAGGTAGACGCAGAGGGACGAGTATCGATGATTTCCAAACTCAATTTCTTCAATATCGGCAAAAAAGCGCCTTGGGTAGAAGCGTTGCATCAATTGGGTTATCCCAAAGTTGACCAGGAGGCATTGAAACCCCTGTTTGAATATCTCGAATTCTGCTTAGAACAGGTTTGCGCCGATAACGAACTCGGTGCATTGCTAAAGGCATTAGAAGGCGAATACGTTCTTCCCGGTCCCGGAGGCGACCCCATCCGCAATCCCGACGTTCTGCCAACGGGTAAGAATATCCACGCGCTAGATCCCCAATCCATTCCAACGATGGCGGCAGTAAAATCGGCTAAAATCGTCGTAGACCGACTGCTAGCGCGACAAAAGGCAGATAATGGCGGCAAATACCCCGAAACAATTGCCTGTGTCCTCTGGGGAACCGATAATATCAAGACCTATGGGGAATCTTTGGCACAGATTATGTGGATGGTGGGAGTCAAACCCGTTGCCGATGCCTTAGGACGAGTTAATAAATTAGAATTGATTCCCCTCGAAGAATTGGGTCGTCCTCGTATTGACGTAGTGGTCAACTGTTCTGGAGTCTTCCGCGACTTGTTCATCAATCAGATGAATCTACTCGACCAAGCGGTGAAGCTGGCAGCGGAAGCAGACGAACTCTTAGAAATGAACTATGTCCGCAAACACGCCTTAGAACAAGCAAAAGATACGGGATTAAGCTTGCGTCAAGCGGCGACTCGCATCTTCTCCAACGCTTCCGGTTCCTATTCTTCTAACATCAACCTGGCAGTAGAAAACAGCAGTTGGGAAGAAGAAAAAGAATTACAGGAAATGTATCTCAATCGCAAGTCCTTTGCCTTTGACTCCGACAATCCCGGCGTGATGAATGAAAATCGGAAGATATTTGAATCGGCACTCAAAACCGCGGAAGTGACCTTCCAAAACCTCGATTCTTCTGAGATCAGTCTTACCGACGTTTCTCACTATTTCGACTCCGACCCGACAAAAGTTGTTGCTAACCTACGGGGAGATGGCAAGAAACCTGCGGCATACATTGCCGATACGACGACTGCTAACGCACAGGTACGGACGCTATCGGAAACCGTGCGCTTGGATGCGCGGACGAAGCTACTCAATCCCAAGTGGTATGAGGGAATGCTCAGTCACGGATACGAAGGCGTGAGAGAACTCTCGAAACGTCTCGTCAATACGATGGGTTGGTCTGCAACTGCCGATGCAGTCGATAATTGGGTTTATGAAGATGTCAATTCCACCTTCATTAAAGATGAGGAAATGTGTCGGCGTTTGATGAATCTCAATCCCAATTCTTTCCGCAAAATTGTCGGCACGTTACTCGAAGTCAACGGTCGCGGTTATTGGGAAACCAGCGAAGAGAATCTAGACCGTTTGCGCGAGTTGTATCAAGAGGTTGAAGATCGGATTGAAGGGATTGAGTAA
- a CDS encoding tetratricopeptide repeat protein produces the protein MILAFTLLIALSIPSSFRIAKVHAKLRQELRQNPLTDRENLLPSIFGHLKQLGYGNLPHTQKSVLVKELIQRHYESRADWRTRVFLSAIYLGSLFGGVAGAFGAISPHWIGLLSSYFKSSQQTRDRITQERQQEIDRATEALRRNPNDVDAYLKRAQMYTWLGKDREALADYDCAVSLKPDDISSRLNRASFRAKLEDSQGAIEDYDYVLRLEPHNIQTYYSRAQLRNEIGDYRRAFDDYNTIIQFHPKDSWAYVKRGYVRQQLGDYKGALVDANRAIALEPELPDAYALRSEVRRRLGDKKGALADEKKADDLYETSKY, from the coding sequence ATGATACTTGCATTTACTTTGCTTATCGCCTTAAGCATTCCCAGCAGCTTTCGCATTGCCAAAGTTCATGCCAAGTTGCGCCAAGAACTGCGACAAAACCCGCTCACAGATCGAGAAAATCTCCTGCCTTCCATCTTCGGACATCTAAAGCAATTGGGATATGGCAACTTGCCCCATACTCAAAAATCGGTGCTGGTAAAAGAATTAATCCAACGCCATTACGAATCGCGTGCCGATTGGAGGACGAGGGTTTTTCTGAGTGCCATTTATTTAGGAAGCTTATTTGGAGGAGTCGCTGGCGCTTTTGGGGCAATCTCTCCCCATTGGATAGGTTTGCTGTCTTCTTACTTTAAAAGTTCCCAACAAACGCGCGATCGCATTACTCAAGAAAGACAGCAGGAGATCGATCGCGCCACCGAAGCTTTACGTCGCAATCCTAATGATGTCGATGCTTATCTCAAACGAGCGCAGATGTATACTTGGCTGGGCAAGGATCGGGAAGCGCTAGCCGATTACGATTGCGCTGTCAGTTTAAAACCCGACGACATATCATCTCGCCTGAATCGCGCTAGTTTTCGTGCTAAGTTGGAAGATAGTCAAGGCGCGATCGAGGATTACGACTACGTACTGCGCCTAGAACCTCACAACATACAAACCTACTACAGTCGGGCGCAACTGCGCAATGAAATAGGAGACTATCGGAGAGCTTTTGACGACTACAATACCATTATCCAATTCCATCCCAAAGATAGCTGGGCTTACGTAAAACGTGGCTATGTTCGCCAGCAGCTAGGAGATTACAAAGGTGCGCTTGTCGATGCTAACCGCGCGATCGCCCTAGAACCAGAACTGCCTGATGCCTATGCGCTGCGCAGCGAAGTCCGCCGCCGTCTGGGAGACAAAAAAGGCGCTCTTGCCGACGAGAAAAAAGCAGACGATCTCTACGAAACCTCGAAATACTAA
- a CDS encoding HNH endonuclease produces the protein MTSWSKKASLKADKLSRNAARFYSTIRDCTQHQRALFEQWRDSEDGKKFKQQQLEKLGYICPVCGEDTKFGTIDHLEPLSYHYTKALDTSNLLVMCWDCNYNKKTTPFKQWRTSLPAIHRPSLDYAIALIHGKSTLQKLLTN, from the coding sequence ATGACATCTTGGTCAAAAAAAGCTAGTTTAAAAGCAGATAAGCTCTCTCGCAATGCAGCCCGGTTTTATTCAACTATTAGAGACTGTACGCAACACCAACGAGCTTTGTTCGAGCAATGGCGAGACTCGGAAGATGGAAAAAAGTTTAAACAGCAGCAATTAGAAAAATTGGGTTATATTTGTCCTGTTTGTGGAGAGGATACTAAGTTTGGAACTATTGACCATCTAGAACCATTATCATATCACTATACAAAAGCTTTAGACACGAGCAATCTTTTAGTAATGTGTTGGGATTGTAACTATAATAAGAAAACAACGCCTTTTAAGCAATGGCGAACATCTCTCCCCGCGATACATCGGCCAAGTTTGGATTATGCGATCGCATTGATTCATGGCAAGTCAACATTACAAAAACTTTTAACGAATTAG
- a CDS encoding S-layer homology domain-containing protein → MLPKKYATIRIGLLALLLGTLTACSGIESAFAPDPKLKNNSSTPTSSSLETQPPQSQGQLPDAFPADIPRYPTAQFLAAEPGLTAAQGITRWQSNDPSNAIATFYQQQFQSGGWQIVTPFPTEEGNAENALVARQNDLEVKISIASSSPTEFAIAYQRDNNAANSPTDNPTPTQLASDTPLEFSDLDRIAEPWRGYVQDLAALGILVSNQNQGDRFNPDTIITRREYARWLVAANNKLFANQPGKQLRLATNTSEPVFKDVPKNDPDFAAIQGLAEAGFISSTLTGDNSAMLFRPDSPLTREDLIAWKVALDHRKALPSASIDQIKQTWGFQDATKIDPKALRSLYADYQNSGQANIGRVFGSTTLFQPKKNVTRAEAAAALWYFGFQGDGISARDALQIQTQRTANQNQNQ, encoded by the coding sequence GTGTTGCCTAAAAAATACGCTACGATTCGTATCGGTCTATTAGCCCTTCTGCTGGGTACATTAACAGCCTGTAGCGGTATAGAAAGCGCGTTCGCGCCCGATCCGAAACTGAAAAATAACTCTTCTACGCCTACTTCTTCGTCTTTAGAGACTCAGCCACCTCAATCGCAAGGTCAATTACCGGATGCCTTTCCTGCGGATATTCCTCGCTATCCAACCGCACAATTTTTGGCGGCAGAACCCGGATTGACTGCCGCACAAGGCATCACGCGCTGGCAATCTAACGATCCCAGTAATGCGATCGCAACTTTTTATCAACAGCAATTTCAGTCTGGAGGTTGGCAGATTGTTACACCTTTCCCTACAGAGGAAGGTAATGCAGAAAATGCCTTGGTAGCGCGTCAGAACGACTTAGAAGTAAAAATATCGATCGCTTCATCCTCTCCAACAGAATTTGCGATCGCCTACCAGCGAGATAATAACGCTGCCAACTCGCCAACAGATAACCCTACACCCACTCAACTCGCCTCGGATACTCCCTTAGAATTTTCCGATCTCGATCGCATTGCCGAACCTTGGCGCGGATACGTGCAAGATCTAGCCGCTTTAGGAATTTTAGTCTCAAATCAAAACCAAGGCGATCGGTTTAATCCCGATACCATTATTACGCGCCGAGAATATGCCCGTTGGCTAGTTGCGGCGAATAATAAATTATTTGCCAACCAACCAGGCAAACAACTTCGTCTCGCTACTAACACTTCGGAACCCGTTTTTAAAGACGTGCCGAAAAACGATCCCGATTTTGCTGCTATTCAAGGACTGGCAGAGGCAGGGTTTATTTCTTCGACGTTGACTGGGGATAATTCTGCTATGCTGTTTCGTCCCGATTCCCCTTTGACGCGAGAAGATCTAATTGCCTGGAAAGTGGCACTGGATCATCGCAAAGCCTTACCCTCAGCTTCGATCGATCAAATCAAACAGACTTGGGGTTTCCAAGATGCTACCAAAATAGATCCTAAAGCACTGCGATCGCTCTATGCCGACTACCAAAATAGCGGACAAGCAAACATCGGTCGCGTCTTTGGTTCGACTACCCTTTTTCAACCGAAAAAAAATGTAACTCGTGCCGAAGCTGCCGCCGCACTCTGGTATTTTGGATTCCAAGGAGATGGGATCTCTGCCAGAGATGCCTTGCAGATACAAACGCAACGGACTGCTAACCAGAATCAAAATCAATGA
- a CDS encoding radical SAM protein produces the protein MTVFDCERLLFTPASPNPDAIPVIFAFPNEYSVGITSLGYQVVWATLAMRPDLRVSRLFTDVCETLPRSPELLGFSFSWELDYINILNLLESLEIPIRAAERDDTHPLVFGGGPVLTANPEPFADFFDLILLGDGENLLDNFVDAYQEVRSADRQTKLRYLSQVPGIYVPSLYEVTYDSQKGKIQSIAPIDSETPTRIQKQTYRGNILSASTVVTEKAAWENIYMVEVVRSCPEMCRFCLASYLTLPFRTASLEGSLIPAIERGLKVTDRIGLLGASVTQHPEFEKLLDYLSQPQYKNVRLSIASVRTNTVTEKLARTLAERGTRSITIAVESGSEKIRRIINKKLTNEEIIQAAINAKAGGLGAIKFYGMVGIPGEEEADVEATVEMLQAVKKAAPGLRLTLGCSTFVPKSHTPFQWFGVNPDAQKRLKWLEKQLRSRGINFRPESYNWSVIQALISRGDRRLFQVLELTRQYGDSLGSYKRAFKQLKGRLPNLDYYVHSDWATDQILPWHHLEGPLPQSTLIKHLHEAIGHFNASRLVEPVG, from the coding sequence GTGACTGTATTTGACTGCGAACGCCTTCTATTTACTCCTGCTTCTCCCAACCCCGATGCCATTCCGGTGATTTTTGCCTTTCCCAATGAATATAGTGTGGGAATTACCAGCTTAGGCTATCAGGTTGTTTGGGCAACTTTGGCAATGCGTCCCGATCTCCGCGTCAGTCGCCTTTTTACCGACGTTTGTGAAACCCTGCCGCGATCGCCAGAACTGTTGGGCTTTTCTTTTTCCTGGGAACTGGATTATATTAATATTCTCAATCTTCTCGAATCCTTAGAAATTCCTATTCGTGCTGCCGAACGCGACGACACCCATCCCCTTGTTTTTGGTGGCGGTCCTGTATTGACGGCTAACCCGGAACCGTTTGCAGATTTCTTCGACCTAATTTTGTTAGGAGATGGGGAAAATTTACTCGATAATTTTGTTGATGCTTATCAGGAAGTTAGAAGCGCAGATCGTCAAACTAAATTGCGCTATCTCTCGCAAGTTCCAGGTATTTACGTTCCCAGTTTATATGAAGTTACTTATGACAGTCAAAAGGGAAAAATTCAATCGATCGCACCGATAGATTCTGAAACTCCTACCCGAATACAAAAACAAACTTACCGAGGAAATATTCTGTCTGCTTCAACTGTCGTGACCGAAAAAGCAGCTTGGGAAAATATTTATATGGTGGAAGTGGTACGCAGTTGCCCGGAAATGTGTCGCTTCTGTTTGGCAAGTTATCTCACCTTGCCGTTTCGGACAGCAAGTTTAGAGGGATCTTTAATTCCTGCGATCGAACGGGGATTAAAAGTTACCGATAGAATCGGTTTATTAGGCGCATCCGTTACTCAACATCCAGAGTTTGAAAAATTATTAGATTATTTGTCTCAACCCCAATACAAAAACGTGCGACTGAGTATTGCTTCGGTACGCACCAATACCGTGACCGAAAAATTAGCTAGAACGCTAGCAGAACGCGGTACTCGTTCGATTACGATCGCAGTTGAAAGTGGTTCGGAAAAAATTAGACGAATTATTAATAAAAAACTGACCAATGAAGAGATAATCCAAGCTGCTATCAATGCTAAAGCTGGCGGTTTAGGGGCGATTAAATTTTATGGCATGGTGGGAATTCCTGGGGAAGAAGAAGCGGATGTCGAAGCAACGGTGGAAATGCTGCAAGCAGTGAAAAAAGCAGCTCCCGGTTTGCGATTGACGCTAGGATGCAGCACTTTTGTACCGAAATCTCATACCCCATTTCAGTGGTTCGGGGTGAATCCCGACGCGCAAAAAAGATTGAAGTGGTTAGAAAAACAACTGCGATCGCGCGGCATCAATTTTCGTCCAGAAAGCTACAATTGGTCGGTCATTCAAGCGTTAATTTCTAGGGGCGATCGTCGTCTTTTTCAAGTCTTAGAACTCACCCGACAGTACGGCGATTCTCTTGGGAGTTATAAACGTGCTTTTAAACAACTCAAAGGACGGTTACCTAATCTAGATTACTACGTTCATAGCGACTGGGCAACCGACCAAATTTTACCTTGGCACCATTTAGAGGGCCCCCTTCCTCAGTCAACATTAATTAAGCATTTGCACGAAGCGATCGGTCATTTTAACGCCAGTCGATTAGTCGAACCTGTAGGGTAA
- a CDS encoding type I-E CRISPR-associated protein Cse2/CasB, with protein MNYSIPVDPEEIMALRQRPVDEEMIAVAIAGLVKMARSQGQSLDDLTAEVLQDDPILDRVQRRWLSDIVAQAWKTMP; from the coding sequence ATGAATTACTCTATTCCAGTTGATCCTGAAGAAATTATGGCGCTCCGTCAGCGCCCCGTTGACGAAGAAATGATTGCTGTGGCGATCGCGGGTCTTGTCAAGATGGCGCGTTCTCAGGGACAGTCCCTCGATGATTTAACAGCCGAAGTATTACAAGACGATCCCATTCTCGATCGCGTTCAACGACGCTGGTTAAGCGACATCGTAGCTCAAGCGTGGAAAACTATGCCATAG